A region from the Schistocerca serialis cubense isolate TAMUIC-IGC-003099 chromosome 1, iqSchSeri2.2, whole genome shotgun sequence genome encodes:
- the LOC126426380 gene encoding uncharacterized protein LOC126426380: protein MKRQSPPQQNRRRSKQHQKTPPVTPASAGPSMSRSTHVKASDSSTWDPVAQLHSMLEQDSQVFMSVPEATLDGASQYWAPSYAPSTDHNLTRDIPPSVQEQQANRTGLDVVDEKITTAASPQPLLFISSCVLTVSGSKGIHVGLEVSQYGSLLTVLVLENVLKYIKVKFSDYEWDELCRLTIHIKNHMTTEYYPSHSYQDMYCGSLPVSILSMYDDATLKIKRADGYSIFMHHPTVDNLFNLDMALTSMIERLNRWCPYVQAVYTNIINWLHTCSIHIADIEHCFSMCITPVPKYCAIPRISVENVDLKFTDGIPDYCNSPIALRDICAEFQTCKQQLFSKYCTSAASLKKECTDFFSCWTYL from the coding sequence CTCCGCCCGTGACGCCTGCATCAGCAGGTCCCAGCATGTCCCGGTCCACGCACGTGAAGGCCTCGGACTCgtccacgtgggatcctgtagctcagcttcacagcatgctggagcaggatagccaGGTGTTTATGTCGGTGCCAGAGGCTACGCTTGATGGGGCTTCACAGTACTGGGCTCCTTCATATGCACCGTCCACTGATCATAATCTCACAAGGGACATCccaccatcagtgcaagaacagcaggctaacCGCACTGGTTTGGATGTTGTGGATGAGAAGATTACGACCGCCGCTTCACCTCAACCTTTACTGTTCATCTCAAGCTGtgtgttaacagttagtggttcaaaaggtatccatgtaggacttgaagtttcacaataCGGTAGCCTCTTAACTGTGTTAGTGCTCGAAAATGTACTCAAAtatattaaagtgaaattttctgactacgagtgggatgaactgtgtcgtttAACAATACACATCAAGAATCATATGACTACTgaatattatccatcccactcctaccaggacatgtactgtggcagtctacctgtgagtattctatcaatgtatgatgatgctacactaaaaattaaaagagctgatggttatagtattttcatgcatcaccccactgttgataacttgtttaatttagacatggctctaactagtatgatagagagactaaatagatggtgCCCATATGTTCAGGCAGTATACACcaacatcattaactggcttcacacatgtagcatccacatagctgatatagaacattgttttagtatgtgtataacaccagtgcccaagtattgtgctattcctcgaataagtgttgaaaatgtcgatctcaaatttactgatggaataccgGACTATTGTAATTCACCCATAGCATTACGAGATATATGTGCTGAATTTCAAACATGCAAGcagcagctattttccaaatactgtacttctgctgcatcgcttaaaaaagaatgtactgattttttctcatgctggacatatttgtaa